Proteins encoded in a region of the Anopheles aquasalis chromosome 2, idAnoAquaMG_Q_19, whole genome shotgun sequence genome:
- the LOC126570012 gene encoding signal recognition particle 54 kDa protein, whose protein sequence is MVLADLGRKITNALHSLSKATIINEEVLDSMLKEICTALLEADVNIRLVKKLRENVRSVIDFDEMAGGLNKRRMIQSAVFKELVKLVDPGVKPYQPIKGRPNVIMFVGLQGSGKTTTCTKLAYHYQKKNWKSCLVCADTFRAGAYDQIKQNATKARIPFYGSYTEVDPVVIAQDGVEMFKKEGFEFIIVDTSGRHKQEESLFEEMLAVANAVDPDNIIFVMDATIGQACEAQAKAFKEKVDIGSVIITKLDGHAKGGGALSAVAATNSPIIFIGTGEHIDDLEPFKTKPFISKLLGMGDIEGLIDKVNELKLDDNEELIDKIKHGQFTIRDMYEQFQNIMKMGPFSQIMGMIPGFSQDFMTKGGEQESMARIKRLMTMMDSMSDGELDNKDGAKLFSKQPTRVTRVAQGSGVMEREVRDLISQYTKFAAVIKKMGGIKGLFKSGDMTKNVNATQMAKLNQQMAKMIDPRMFQQMGGMSGLQNMMRQLQQGAGGIGNLMSGFGGK, encoded by the exons ATGGTGTTAGCGGATTTGGGACGCAAGATTACGAATGCGCTGCATTCACTCAGCAAAGCGACGATCATCAATGAGGAGGTGCTGGATTCCATGCTCAAGGAGATCTGCACGGCATTGCTCGAGGCGGACGTCAACATTCGGTTGGTAAAGAAATTGCGAGAAAATGTGCGCTCCGTGATCGATTTCGACGAGATGGCCGGCGGGCTGAACAAGCGGCGCATGATACAGTCGGCCGTGTTCAAAGAGTTGGTCAAACTGGTGGACCCCGGCGTTAAACCGTACCAGCCGATCAAAGGCCGGCCGAACGTGATCATGTTCGTCGGATTGCAGGGTTCCGGTAAAACGACAACCTGTACGAAGCTGGCGTACCACTACCAGAAGAAGAACTGGAAATCCTGTCTCGTGTGCGCCGATACGTTCCGTGCCGGTGCGTACGACCAGATCAAACAGAACGCCACGAAGGCGCGTATTCCTTTCTACGGTAGCTACACGGAGGTCGATCCCGTCGTGATTGCACAGGACGGTGTGGAGATGTTCAAGAAGGAAGGCTTCGAGTTCATCATTGTCGATACGAGTGGACGGCACAAGCAAGAGGAGTCACTCTTCGAAGAGATGTTGGCCGTTGCGAATGCCGTCGATCCGGATAACATTATATTCGTCATGGATGCCACGATCGGACAGGCTTGCGAGGCGCAAGCGAAGGCTTTCAAGGAAAAGGTCGACATCGGTTCGGTAATCATCACTAAGCTCGATGGCCAcgcgaagggtggtggtgccctaTCGGC TGTTGCGGCAACGAATTCacccatcatcttcatcggtaCTGGCGAGCATATTGACGATTTGGAACCGTTCAAGACCAAACCCTTCATCTCGAAACTCCTCGGAATGGGTGACATCGAGGGACTGATCGACAAGGTGAACGAACTAAAGCTGGACGACAACGAGGAGCTGATCGATAAGATCAAGCACGGTCAATTCACGATTCGCGACATGTACGAGCAGTTCCAGAACATCATGAAGATGGGACCCTTCTCCCAAATCATG GGTATGATTCCTGGATTTTCGCAAGATTTTATGACCAAAGGCGGCGAGCAGGAATCAATGGCACGCATTAAACGgctcatgacgatgatggactCGATGTCGGACGGTGAACTGGACAACAAGGATGGAGCGAAGCTATTCAGCAAGCAGCCAACGCGCGTGACCCGCGTTGCGCAAGGTTCGGGCGTGATGGAGCGGGAGGTGCGCGACCTCATCTCGCAGTACACCAAGTTTGCGGCCGTCATCAAGAAGATGGGCGGTATCAAGGGTCTGTTCAAGAGTGGCGATATGACGAAGAACGTGAATGCGACCCAGATGGCCAAATTGAATCAACAAATGGCCAAGATGATCGATCCCCGTATGTTCCAGCAGATGGGTGGCATGAGTGGGTTACAAAACATGATGCGACAGTTGCAACAAGGGGCCGGTGGAATAGGTAATCTTATGAGCGGTTTCGGTGGCAAGTAA
- the LOC126581218 gene encoding melanization protease 1-like: MAHASAFGRVEMSFMRRTIAVLFIFAALCFDHSVGSCTTPEERCVPLKYCSLYGTQPKATGSGLRRSSRNQPGNKTLCTPEMAINKDEHVCCSTKHIKCSLNGKLGVCTPRPFCPSLSSTTEKELMKKAEINHCYQYNTENYFCCTDQNCVYVPDSCNGQKATVTRSPSIFPKCVKPASGKKGYLIPKELCDGSRRKTKEKQCCVPPATDRTIVHPKADKLMRMRCGVSGLAKKVANGEYAVHGEFPWMVALVYGNQGVQCGGTLIHPSYILTAGHCVTPALTRARLGTTNMIDRTSTNSTVQEITIGNRYRHPHKDIAVLELVRRATIVEGVVTPICLPITAKELMYIPKTMEITGWGLTEENVLSTVLLKAEITVELNKKYCVKDDQVCTAKGIDSMHCRGDSGGPYQAAFNGTYVQYAVISVGRQTCSQENVTGRGIMVAYYINWILDQMEI, translated from the exons ATGGCCCACGCGAGCGCGTTCGGTAGAGTCGAGATGAGTTTCATGCGACGTACGATTGCAGTGCTATTTATTTTTGCCGCACTTT GTTTCGATCATTCAGTTGGAAGCTGTACTACACCAGAAGAGCGCTGTGTACCGCTTAAGTATTGCTCACTTTACGGTACCCAACCAAAGGCAACAGGATCTGGCTTACGGCGCTCGTCCAGAAATCAACCaggaaacaaaacactttgcACACCGGAAATGGCGATCAACAAAGACGAACACGTCTGCTGTTCAACGAAGCATATCAAGTGTAGTTTGAACGGTAAGCTGGGCGTTTGTACGCCACGACCATTCTGTCCAAGCTTGAGCTCGACAACGGAGAAAGAGTTAATGAAAAAGGCCGAAATCAACCATTGCTACCAGTACAATACGGAA AATTACTTCTGCTGCACGGATCAGAACTGTGTGTATGTCCCCGACAGTTGTAATGGCCAGAAGGCAACTGTTACCCGCTCTCCATCAATCTTTCCAAAGTGTGTAAAACCTGCCAGCGGGAAAAAGGGATACCTCATACCGAAAGAGTTGTGTGACGGTAGTCGTCGGAAAACTAAAGAAAAGCAATGCTGTGTCCCACCGGCAACTGATCGCACTATTGTGCACCCCAAGGCCGACAAGCTGATGCGGATGCGTTGCGGTGTAAGTGGATTGGCAAAAAAAGTGGCCAACGGCGAGTATGCGGTGCATGGTGAATTCCCTTggatggtggcgttggtgtaCGGCAACCAAGGCGTACAATGTGGTGGCACGTTGATTCATCCGTCCTACATTCTCACAGCAGGACACTGCGTCACCCCAGCGTTGACACGGGCCCGTCTCGGTACAACGAACATGATCGATCGCACATCAACTAATTCTACCGTTCAGGAAATTACGATCGGTAATAGATATCGTCACCCGCATAAAGACATTGCTGTGTTAGAGCTGGTGCGTCGAGCTACCATTGTGGAAGGGGTTGTGACACCGATATGTTTGCCGATCACTGCAAAGGAGCTCATGTACATCCCCAAGACCATGGAAATCACTGGTTGGGGACTGACGGAAGAAAACGTGCTCTCTACGGTGCTGCTAAAGGCAGAAATTACCGTTGAACTCAACAAGAAATATTGTGTTAAAGATGACCAGGTATGTACGGCAAAGGGCATCGATAGCATGCACTGTAGAGGTGATTCTGGTGGGCCGTATCAGGCTGCGTTTAATGGAACGTACGTTCAGTACGCAGTCATTTCCGTTGGTAGACAGACATGTTCCCAAGAGAATGTTACCGGGAGGGGTATAATGGTAGCATATTACATTAACTGGATTCTAGATCAAATGGAGATATGA
- the LOC126578054 gene encoding lysosomal acid glucosylceramidase, with protein MSGRVKQFAIVCVVVGVLQTIANGITATGLPCALRQYPSGSVCVCNVTYCDTLEFAEPTATGSFVLVSSSSAGLRFAIAEGNFSASSVRRRPNDDSELTVITIDSQSKFQTVQGFGGAFTGAVSHNLAKLRAPLRESLYKAYYSRTVGIGYSFMRVPIGGCDFDLAPWAYNEQPVNDGALSNFTTLDDRDLVKVTQIKELIDITGNRDIRLIGAAWSPPRWMKTNNDWTGASRLKPEYYQAWADYHVRYLELMKAAGLGFWAISTGNEPLNGVIGFLFIHFMSLGWTAQEQGRWVGQFLGPALERSSVAEVKLFGCDDQRYTFPWWFALMDQGHPNATSYLDGLAVHWYWDGVAPAGLLDQTARTYPGKWIFNTEASLGDKPLQQHRPILGSWERAESYILYILQDLQHSVNGWIDWNLVLDERGGPNYAKNYVESAVIANTTSKEEAYKQPIYYGLGHFSRFVQPGAIRLAAHSTNGNVQVVAFERTDNRTTVVFYNKANTPVTVQVEDKRRGAIRLRVPAKSIHSLLYI; from the exons ATGTCTGGCCGCGTGAAGCAATTTGCCATCGTCTGTGTGGTGGTTGGagtgctgcaaacgatcg CTAACGGGATTACAGCAACGGGATTACCTTGTGCCCTCCGCCAGTACCCCAGTGGATCGGTATGCGTGTGCAACGTGACGTACTGCGATACACTCGAGTTTGCCGAACCGACGGCCACCGGAAGCTTCGTGTTGGTATCGAGCAGTAGTGCCGGATTACGTTTTGCGATCGCCGAGGGGAACTTTTCAGCCAGCAGCGTACGACGACGGCCAAACGATGACAGCGAGCTAACGGTGATAACGATCGATTCGCAAAGCAAATTTCAAACCGTGCAAGGTTTCGGTGGTGCCTTCACCGGTGCCGTGTCGCACAATCTGGCCAAACTGCGTGCCCCGTTGCGTGAAAGCCTCTACAAAGCGTACTACTCGCGGACCGTTGGCATCGGGTACAGCTTTATGCGTGTTCCGATCGGTGGTTGTGACTTTGATCTTGCACCGTGGGCGTACAACGAGCAACCGGTGAACGATGGGGCGCTGTCCAACTTTACCACGCTGGACGATCGGGATTTGGTGAAAGTGACGCAGATCAAGGAACTGATCGATATCACCGGGAACCGCGATATCCGTCTCATCGGAGCGGCCTGGAGTCCACCGCGATGGATGAAAACGAACAACGACTGGACCGGGGCCAGCCGGTTGAAGCCAGAGTACTACCAGGCCTGGGCAGACTATCACGTGCGCTACCTGGAGCTAATGAAGGCGGCCGGCCTTGGCTTTTGGGCCATCTCGACCGGTAACGAACCGCTGAACGGTGTGATCGGCTTTCTCTTCATTCACTTCATGAGCCTTGGCTGGACGGCCCAGGAACAGGGTCGCTGGGTGGGCCAGTTTCTTGGACCCGCGCTCGAACGTTCATCCGTCGCCGAGGTAAAGCTGTTCGGTTGCGATGACCAGCGGTACACGTTTCCCTGGTGGTTCGCGCTGATGGACCAGGGGCACCCGAACGCGACGAGCTATCTGGATGGACTGGCCGTTCACTGGTACTGGGACGGGGTGGCTCCGGCCGGACTGCTCGACCAGACCGCCCGTACCTATCCGGGCAAGTGGATATTCAACACCGAGGCATCACTCGGGGACAaaccgttgcagcagcaccgtcccATACTCGGTTCGTGGGAGCGCGCCGAATCGTACATCCTGTACATCCTGCAGGATCTGCAGCACAGCGTGAACGGTTGGATCGACTGGAATCTGGTGCTGGACGAACGGGGTGGACCGAACTATGCGAAGAACTATGTGGAGAGTGCGGTGATCGCAAACACCACCTCGAAGGAGGAAGCTTACAAACAACCGATCTACTACGGTCTCGGTCACTTTTCTCGCTTCGTTCAACCCGGCGCCATCCGGTTGGCAGCCCACAGCACCAATGGTAACGTACAGGTTGTGGCCTTCGAGCGGACGGATAATCGCACGACCGTCGTGTTCTACAACAA agCCAACACTCCCGTGACGGTGCAGGTGGAGGACAAGCGCCGTGGTGCCATACGACTTCGTGTTCCTGCAAAATCAATACACTCGTTACTTTACATATAA
- the LOC126569563 gene encoding myogenic-determination protein, whose amino-acid sequence MNGSVPSVHGGGVGEGGHRKDEGSGGYIHDLSAEQKLKLNIQQLHIRQKQLQLTDYDDNSLSSEEHVLAPAAGCMASPNRPCLTWACKACKKKSVAVDRRKAATMRERRRLRKVNEAFEVLKRRTSTNPNQRLPKVEILRNAIEYIDSLQALLEESPPVRQSPDSITDSGSNPILSTPQDYMNCCTNSYLRERLGQLGKDNDRYSPLTGYSQTSASGAVNGSSLDCLNLIVQSITTAQQQQQQQHTQPPQQHLMVPASSQAALPSASSSPTAGGGGPGQPMAAAVGSGSHLQLHQHQHQMQYSSFSSPTSSSSSSSSSSSASSSSSSSSSAASPLSPPPLTGSSHHHHHHQHHQHHLHHSPHPHQLSIGSARQPVVAALPNAPVSLP is encoded by the exons ATGAATGGGAGTGTGCCGAGTGTTCACGGCGGTGGGGTTGGTGAGGGAGGGCATAGAAAGGACGAAGGTAGTGGCGGTTACATCCATGATCTGAGTGCCGAGCAGAAGTTGAAACTCAACATACAACAACTTCACATCCGACAGAAACAGCTGCAGCTCACCGATTACGACGACAACAGTCTCAGCTCGGAAGAGCATGTCCTGGCACCGGCCGCCGGTTGCATGGCCAGCCCGAACCGGCCCTGTCTGACATGGGCTTGTAAGGCGTGCAAAAAGAAGAGCGTGGCCGTCGATCGGCGGAAAGCGGCCACCATGAGGGAGCGACGTCGGTTGCGGAAG GTAAACGAAGCATTCGAAGTGCTCAAACGACGGACCAGCACCAACCCAAACCAGCGGCTACCGAAGGTGGAGATCCTTCGGAACGCCATCGAGTACATCGACAGCCTTCAGGCGCTGCTCGAG GAATCACCGCCCGTACGCCAAAGCCCGGACAGCATCACGGATTCCGGCAGCAATCCCATTCTGTCAACACCTCAGGACTACATG AACTGCTGCACCAACAGCTACCTGCGGGAACGGTTGGGTCAACTGGGAAAGGACAACGACCGGTACTCTCCACTGACAG GATACAGCCAAACGTCAGCATCCGGTGCAGTGAACGGATCGAGTCTAGATTGCTTGAATCTGATCGTACAAAGCATTACTactgctcagcagcagcaacagcagcagcatacacaACCACCTCAGCAGCATCTGATGGTCCCGGCGTCATCTCAAGCTGCCTTGCCTTCGGCCAGCTCCTCACCAaccgccggtggcggtgggccAGGACAACCGATGGCAGCGGCAGTCGGTAGTGGATCCCATTTGCAactgcaccagcatcagcaccagatGCAGTACAGCTCCTTCTCTTCGCCCACctcttcatcgtcctcgtcatcatcgtcatcttcggcgtcgtcgtcgtcgtcttcgtcatcctCTGCGGCCTCCCCACTGTCTCCACCACCGTTGACGGGAtcgtcccatcatcatcaccatcatcagcatcatcagcatcatctgcatcattcTCCTCATCCACATCAGCTCAGCATCGGCTCAGCAAggcagccggtggtggccgccctACCGAACGCACCCGTTTCGTTACCGTAA